From a single Fusobacterium pseudoperiodonticum genomic region:
- a CDS encoding phage portal protein has protein sequence MEKTRILKAYNDYLLTDIYKNCDRYRKLSDGKSADVFFNDVKARVNLEYMGIIDNKGYIKSYSVNDNSLVSNNNHSLKDLVASNGILQATTRLYAEFATSKPLITNKQELDLIKEFDFDDLLAKAMIIQSWSGKLLLKGVTQQDKFSFYTVTPKDYFPIRNEYNPKLIDGYVIYNLSKDDKTNKTLICEIYELDSIEYRAYKITENSINEVPYPFNLSENGMIIDGLGYRDTQAQGWAVVEIENIFGKSDYNDDLLANVRELVIGDTLTSQAFQKVANPLLQVPDSLIEVDTNGRSTVRLDNRVVVLSKDDKEVKQVQLETKTQEWKLHKEDIKNEVYKQLGVNDLAFGIDLGGSIASGEAKRRSLERTIATVESKRNKCITGIKNIILWGYKKLKGIDIDLQIETQDILSLSITEKMAIVVQGIQNNLMSLETAIKFLGILGKDTDEEIAKIKANVMYQEKLINIMNTLASITREEQLQVKLEELSSEIMKDLGLEVKEE, from the coding sequence ATGGAGAAAACAAGGATATTAAAAGCATATAATGATTATCTTTTAACTGATATTTATAAAAATTGTGATAGATATAGAAAGTTATCTGATGGGAAAAGTGCTGATGTATTTTTTAATGATGTAAAAGCAAGGGTAAACCTTGAATATATGGGAATTATAGATAACAAAGGCTATATTAAATCGTATAGTGTAAATGATAATAGTTTAGTAAGTAATAATAATCATTCACTTAAAGACTTAGTCGCAAGTAATGGGATATTACAAGCAACGACTAGACTTTATGCTGAATTTGCAACAAGTAAGCCTTTAATTACTAATAAGCAAGAATTAGATCTAATAAAAGAGTTTGATTTTGATGATTTGTTAGCTAAAGCTATGATTATACAGTCTTGGAGTGGAAAACTTTTATTGAAAGGAGTTACACAGCAAGACAAGTTTAGTTTTTATACAGTAACACCAAAAGATTATTTCCCAATAAGAAATGAATATAATCCAAAATTAATTGATGGATATGTAATATACAATTTATCTAAAGATGACAAGACTAATAAAACTCTAATTTGTGAAATTTATGAGTTAGATAGTATTGAGTATAGAGCATATAAAATTACAGAAAATTCTATAAATGAAGTACCTTATCCTTTCAATTTATCAGAAAATGGAATGATAATCGATGGTTTAGGTTATAGAGATACACAAGCTCAAGGTTGGGCAGTAGTAGAAATTGAAAACATCTTTGGAAAAAGTGATTACAATGATGATTTATTAGCGAATGTTAGAGAGTTAGTAATTGGAGATACTTTAACATCTCAAGCATTTCAAAAAGTTGCTAATCCGTTATTACAAGTGCCAGATAGTTTAATAGAAGTTGATACAAACGGGCGTAGTACTGTAAGGCTAGATAATAGAGTAGTTGTATTATCAAAAGATGACAAGGAAGTTAAACAAGTACAATTAGAAACAAAGACACAAGAATGGAAGTTACACAAGGAAGACATCAAAAATGAAGTATATAAACAATTAGGAGTTAATGACTTAGCTTTTGGGATCGATTTAGGAGGCTCTATAGCAAGCGGAGAAGCTAAAAGAAGAAGTTTAGAGCGTACTATTGCAACAGTAGAAAGCAAGAGAAATAAATGTATAACAGGTATTAAAAATATTATTCTATGGGGCTATAAGAAGCTTAAAGGAATAGATATAGATTTACAAATAGAAACACAAGACATTTTGAGTTTATCTATAACAGAAAAAATGGCAATAGTAGTACAAGGAATTCAAAACAATTTAATGAGTTTAGAAACTGCTATTAAATTTCTAGGAATATTAGGAAAAGATACAGATGAAGAAATAGCAAAGATTAAAGCTAATGTAATGTATCAAGAAAAGCTAATTAACATAATGAATACTCTAGCTAGTATCACTAGAGAAGAACAATTACAAGTTAAATTAGAAGAACTATCAAGCGAGATAATGAAAGATTTAGGGCTAGAAGTTAAGGAGGAATAG
- a CDS encoding transposase, producing the protein MITIAKSKYETDVEPRFIEIEAWKRDGLTDEQISKNLGIAYSTFREYKNKYSAFSAVLKKGKEVADIEVENALFKRAIGYRYKEKIKEVKEIDGKKTVFIKEVEKEMPGDVGAQIFWLKNRKSSKWKDKQDIDIEDNNVSITINGVKRNGN; encoded by the coding sequence GTGATAACAATTGCTAAAAGTAAATATGAAACAGATGTTGAGCCTAGATTTATAGAAATAGAGGCTTGGAAAAGAGATGGGTTAACAGATGAGCAAATATCCAAAAATTTAGGTATAGCATATTCAACATTTAGAGAATATAAAAATAAATATTCGGCATTTTCGGCAGTTTTAAAAAAAGGTAAAGAAGTCGCAGACATTGAAGTAGAAAATGCACTTTTTAAAAGAGCAATAGGGTACAGATATAAAGAAAAAATAAAAGAAGTTAAAGAGATAGATGGGAAAAAGACAGTATTTATAAAAGAAGTAGAAAAAGAAATGCCAGGAGATGTAGGAGCCCAGATATTTTGGTTAAAGAATAGAAAATCAAGTAAATGGAAAGACAAGCAAGATATAGACATAGAAGATAACAATGTAAGTATAACTATTAATGGAGTTAAAAGAAATGGAAATTAA
- a CDS encoding PBSX family phage terminase large subunit — translation MEINIQANEHFIDYLNNWDKRFYYIVGGYGSSKSYHTALKLVLKAIQEKRRILVVRSVYRTIKESCFSLLKGIISNYNLNGFFSYTLNPLHIRCRNGSEFIFMGLDDSEKLKSIDNVDMIWIEECSEISYNAFNELNGRLRALGKDLHIFLTNNPVSVNNWTYERFIKKAGIDEEELYQKRIIITNDTYYHHSVVTDNVFVNDEYIQQLKNFETYDPERYRIAFQGKFGIVGKGVFKNVKKANDTEVQAIVQGLSKYGLGNLYDGLDYGFSVSYNAFVRMAIDRENNVLYVYDELYNKNLITSELIDSMSYIKQKHREIIADSARPETTEEIRRAGFKIINAEKGPGSVLDGLQKLKSFYKIIVSDKCINTYRELTELCHEKDKNGNYLEDKFTIDPHTVDAMRYGLEKYKQTTFKNGEIKKPKGV, via the coding sequence ATGGAAATTAATATACAAGCTAATGAGCATTTTATAGACTACTTAAATAATTGGGATAAAAGATTTTATTACATTGTTGGAGGATATGGAAGTAGTAAGTCTTATCATACTGCTTTAAAACTAGTATTAAAAGCTATTCAAGAGAAAAGAAGAATATTAGTAGTTAGATCCGTTTACAGAACTATCAAAGAGAGTTGTTTTTCACTTTTAAAAGGAATTATTAGTAACTATAACTTAAATGGATTCTTTAGTTATACACTTAACCCTTTACACATTAGATGTAGAAACGGATCCGAGTTTATATTTATGGGGCTAGATGATTCTGAGAAACTAAAATCAATTGATAATGTCGATATGATTTGGATTGAAGAATGTTCAGAAATATCCTACAACGCATTTAATGAGTTAAATGGACGTTTGAGAGCATTAGGTAAAGATTTACATATATTCTTAACTAATAACCCTGTGAGCGTTAATAATTGGACTTATGAAAGGTTTATTAAAAAAGCTGGAATAGATGAAGAAGAACTTTATCAAAAAAGAATAATTATAACTAATGATACATATTACCATCATTCGGTAGTTACAGATAATGTATTCGTTAATGATGAGTATATACAACAATTAAAGAATTTTGAAACATATGATCCTGAGCGGTACAGAATAGCATTTCAAGGAAAGTTTGGAATAGTTGGAAAGGGAGTATTTAAAAATGTTAAAAAAGCTAATGATACAGAAGTGCAAGCAATAGTACAAGGATTAAGTAAATATGGATTAGGTAACTTATACGATGGTTTAGATTATGGTTTTAGTGTTTCTTATAATGCTTTTGTTAGAATGGCTATAGATAGAGAAAACAACGTTTTATATGTCTATGATGAATTATATAACAAGAACTTAATTACAAGCGAATTAATAGACTCTATGAGTTATATTAAGCAAAAACACAGAGAGATTATAGCAGATAGTGCGAGACCTGAAACGACTGAAGAAATAAGACGTGCAGGATTTAAAATAATCAATGCTGAAAAAGGTCCAGGAAGTGTACTAGATGGATTACAGAAGCTCAAGAGTTTCTATAAAATAATCGTTTCTGATAAGTGCATTAACACATATAGAGAATTAACTGAACTATGCCACGAAAAAGATAAAAACGGAAATTACTTAGAAGATAAATTTACCATAGACCCACACACAGTGGACGCTATGAGATACGGGCTAGAAAAATATAAGCAAACAACTTTTAAAAATGGTGAAATTAAAAAGCCTAAGGGAGTTTAG
- a CDS encoding RusA family crossover junction endodeoxyribonuclease encodes MKQRFEIPFRPDSVNTHWRTSKYGGQYLSKAGRQFRDNVQCYIKSKKYITFTGKIKVNIELYFKDNRKQDIDNYFKAILDSFNGFLYTDDSFIYELKSTKKLGCDRDYFIIEVEELN; translated from the coding sequence ATGAAGCAGAGATTTGAGATCCCATTTAGGCCTGACTCAGTAAATACTCATTGGAGAACATCAAAATACGGAGGGCAGTATCTATCTAAAGCAGGGAGACAATTTAGAGATAATGTACAATGCTATATTAAATCTAAGAAGTATATAACTTTCACTGGAAAAATAAAAGTAAATATAGAATTATATTTCAAAGATAATCGTAAACAAGATATAGACAACTATTTTAAAGCGATATTAGATAGTTTTAACGGCTTTCTTTATACAGATGATAGTTTTATCTATGAACTAAAATCAACTAAGAAATTAGGTTGTGATAGAGATTATTTTATAATCGAAGTAGAGGAGTTGAATTAA
- the folE gene encoding GTP cyclohydrolase I FolE → MGYINTVTQTDENTIKAEKGIVDLLIALGEDPEREGLKDTPKRVVKAFKEMTSGYGVNVNEILSKTFTSDNNNEVEINDIQFNSLCEHHMLPFIGTVKVKYTPKNGKVVGLSKIPRVVEAFAKRLQIQEKMTKEIAEAIQTNLDCAGVYVEVEARHMCMELRGIKARGSKTKTVYKTGCYLRGDNNC, encoded by the coding sequence ATGGGATATATCAATACAGTTACACAAACTGATGAAAATACAATAAAAGCTGAAAAAGGAATAGTAGACCTTTTAATTGCATTAGGAGAAGATCCAGAAAGAGAAGGATTAAAAGATACTCCAAAAAGAGTAGTAAAAGCATTTAAAGAAATGACATCTGGATATGGTGTAAATGTAAATGAAATATTATCTAAGACTTTTACAAGTGATAACAATAATGAGGTTGAAATAAATGATATTCAATTTAATTCTTTGTGTGAACATCATATGTTGCCATTTATTGGAACTGTAAAAGTTAAATATACTCCAAAAAATGGAAAAGTTGTAGGACTATCTAAAATACCAAGAGTAGTTGAAGCATTTGCTAAAAGATTACAAATACAAGAGAAGATGACAAAAGAAATAGCAGAAGCAATACAAACTAATTTAGATTGTGCAGGAGTATATGTAGAAGTAGAAGCTAGACATATGTGTATGGAACTAAGAGGAATAAAAGCCAGAGGAAGCAAAACTAAAACAGTTTATAAAACAGGCTGTTATTTAAGAGGTGATAACAATTGCTAA
- the queC gene encoding 7-cyano-7-deazaguanine synthase QueC — protein MKALVLSSGGIDSTTCLALAIKKYGVNNVISVSVDYGQKHNKELICAEEIAKFYGIKHITLNLKEIFKYSNNALMQNSTKEIPKDSYAEQLKETEIVDTYVPFRNGLFLSAISSLALAINNNEKAEIYIGVHLDDAAGRAYADCTKEFIETISKAISLGTYEKIKIITPFVYSNKAEIVRVGLNLKAPYHLTWSCYQGGERQCGECATCIDRKEAFKKNEAIDPVAYKR, from the coding sequence ATGAAAGCATTAGTTTTAAGTAGTGGAGGAATAGACAGTACAACTTGCCTTGCACTAGCTATAAAAAAATATGGAGTAAATAATGTTATTTCTGTATCAGTAGATTATGGACAAAAACATAATAAAGAGCTCATTTGTGCAGAAGAAATAGCAAAATTTTATGGAATAAAACACATAACATTAAACTTAAAAGAAATTTTTAAATATAGTAATAATGCTTTAATGCAAAATAGTACAAAAGAAATTCCAAAAGATAGCTATGCAGAACAATTAAAAGAAACAGAAATAGTTGATACTTATGTACCTTTTAGAAATGGATTATTTTTATCAGCAATTTCATCATTAGCATTAGCAATAAATAACAATGAAAAAGCTGAAATTTATATAGGAGTACATTTAGATGATGCAGCTGGGAGAGCTTATGCAGATTGCACAAAAGAATTTATAGAAACTATTTCAAAAGCAATTAGTTTAGGAACGTATGAAAAAATTAAAATAATAACACCATTTGTTTATAGTAATAAAGCTGAAATTGTAAGAGTAGGTTTAAATTTAAAAGCACCATATCATTTAACTTGGAGCTGCTATCAAGGTGGAGAAAGGCAATGTGGAGAGTGTGCAACTTGTATAGATAGAAAAGAGGCTTTTAAGAAAAATGAAGCTATTGATCCAGTTGCATATAAGAGGTAA
- a CDS encoding 6-pyruvoyl trahydropterin synthase family protein translates to MNFEILGEKMEIINKEFKFDTAHILPNHYGQCKNLHGHTYKLIVSCTGEHKKDSSSECMIIDFSKLKKIVEENIIKRFDHAFILGAGNEEVEKDIKIVLMKHNLKFVDLGCRSTAENISKYIFNKLKPILKSENIELIKITLYETETSYIEYTEL, encoded by the coding sequence ATGAATTTTGAAATATTAGGAGAAAAAATGGAAATAATAAATAAAGAGTTTAAATTTGATACTGCTCATATACTACCTAATCATTATGGGCAATGTAAAAATTTACATGGACATACATATAAATTAATAGTTAGTTGCACTGGAGAACATAAAAAAGATTCAAGTTCAGAATGTATGATTATAGATTTTTCTAAATTAAAAAAAATAGTAGAGGAAAATATTATAAAAAGGTTTGACCATGCTTTTATTTTAGGTGCAGGAAATGAAGAAGTTGAAAAAGATATAAAAATAGTTTTAATGAAACATAATTTAAAATTTGTTGATTTAGGTTGTAGAAGTACAGCGGAAAACATATCAAAATACATTTTTAATAAATTAAAGCCTATTTTAAAGAGCGAAAACATAGAGCTTATTAAAATCACTCTATATGAAACAGAAACATCTTATATTGAGTATACGGAGTTATAA
- a CDS encoding 7-carboxy-7-deazaguanine synthase QueE, whose product MKIVEIFKSIQGEGSNFGKQVIFIRLGNCNLKCPWCDTDWKKYKELTIQEIIEEISKYNCKNVVITGGEPTISNLTPLLKELKNRDYWIAIETNGTNNIGYEYIDYIATSPKFIYGPNIVKLKVADEVRIVIDKDNKMDFITFCINIKNKIKAKKYFLSPVEKKGEFKNLSLLGEIKQKLKERGAGEWDISIQLHKLMKIQ is encoded by the coding sequence ATGAAGATAGTAGAAATTTTTAAAAGCATTCAAGGAGAGGGAAGCAACTTTGGAAAGCAAGTTATATTTATAAGGCTAGGAAATTGTAATTTGAAATGTCCTTGGTGTGATACTGACTGGAAGAAATACAAAGAATTAACAATACAAGAGATTATAGAAGAAATATCAAAATATAATTGTAAGAATGTAGTTATAACAGGTGGAGAACCAACAATTAGTAATTTAACTCCTTTATTAAAAGAGTTAAAAAATAGAGATTATTGGATAGCAATTGAAACTAACGGAACTAATAACATTGGTTATGAGTACATAGATTATATTGCTACATCTCCAAAATTTATATATGGACCTAACATAGTTAAATTAAAAGTTGCTGATGAAGTAAGAATAGTTATAGATAAAGATAACAAAATGGACTTTATAACGTTTTGTATCAACATCAAGAATAAGATAAAAGCTAAAAAGTATTTTTTATCCCCAGTAGAAAAAAAGGGAGAGTTTAAAAACTTATCTCTATTAGGAGAGATAAAACAGAAACTAAAAGAGAGAGGTGCAGGAGAATGGGATATATCAATACAGTTACACAAACTGATGAAAATACAATAA
- a CDS encoding ParB/Srx family N-terminal domain-containing protein: MKELKIINKNIDDIKEYENNAKEHPQWQVDQIANSIQEFGFNDPIAINGDNQIIEGHGRLLAAKKLGLTEIPCIVLEGLTEVQERAYIIAHNKTTMNTDFDLDRLQYELNALKVEGFDLSLTGFSDYEIENLLEETEEIDLDNYVTDEEKKPKEKRCPHCGELL, encoded by the coding sequence ATGAAAGAATTAAAAATAATTAATAAAAATATAGATGACATAAAAGAATATGAGAACAATGCTAAGGAACATCCACAATGGCAAGTAGATCAAATAGCTAATTCAATACAAGAGTTTGGATTCAATGACCCAATAGCAATTAATGGAGATAATCAAATTATAGAGGGGCACGGAAGATTATTAGCAGCTAAGAAATTAGGATTAACTGAAATACCTTGTATCGTTTTAGAAGGACTTACAGAAGTTCAAGAGAGAGCATATATAATTGCTCACAATAAAACAACAATGAATACAGATTTTGATTTAGACAGATTACAGTATGAGTTGAATGCTTTAAAAGTAGAAGGTTTTGATTTAAGTTTAACAGGTTTTAGTGACTATGAAATTGAAAATCTATTAGAAGAAACAGAAGAAATAGATTTAGATAATTATGTAACAGATGAAGAAAAGAAGCCAAAAGAGAAGAGATGCCCTCATTGTGGAGAATTACTATGA